Proteins from one Elephas maximus indicus isolate mEleMax1 chromosome 12, mEleMax1 primary haplotype, whole genome shotgun sequence genomic window:
- the FKBP6 gene encoding inactive peptidyl-prolyl cis-trans isomerase FKBP6 isoform X1 → MSASSRPVDGMPPVEGAAPVYRACWAWGFCVGRRGSPYQRLSHRMLDVSGDRGVLKDVLREGSGGLVTPDASVLVKYSGYLEHMDKPFDSNCFRKTPRLMKLGEDITLWGMELGLLSMRKGELARFLFKPTYAYGTLGCPPLIPPNTTVLFEIELLDFLDSAESDKFCALSAEQQDQFPLQKVLKVAATEREFGNYLFRQNRFCDAKVRYKRALLLLHRRSAALEEQHLVEAAKLLVLLNLSFTYLKLERPTMALRYGEQALIIDEKNAKALFRCGQACLRMTEYQKARDFLVRAQKEQPFNHDINNELKKLASYYRDYVDKEREMCHRMFAPGDNDSTEGDDGNFAIP, encoded by the exons ATGAGCGCCTCCTCGAGGCCGGTGGACGGAATGCCGCCGGTGGAAGGGGCCGCCCCGGTATACAGGGCCTGCTGGGCCTGGGGCTTCTGCGTGGGGCGCCGCGGG TCCCCCTACCAGAGGCTGAGTCACCGGATGCTGGACGTCTCCGGGGACCGCGGCGTGCTGAAGGACGTCCTCCGGGAAGGCTCCGGGGGCCTGGTGACGCCCGACGCTTCCGTCTTAG TGAAATACTCTGGATATCTGGAGCACATGGACAAACCCTTTGATTCTAATTGCTTTAGGAAAACTCCTCGCCTCATGAAACTAGGAGAGG ATATTACGCTGTGGGGCATGGAGCTGGGTCTTCTGAGCATGCGGAAAGGAGAGCTGGCCAGGTTTCTGTTCAAACCAACCTATGCCTATGGAACACTGGGCTGCCCTCCCTTGATTCCTCCGAACACCACTGTCCTATTTGAGATCGAGTTGCTTGACTTCCTAGACTCTGCCGAGTCAGACAAGTTCTGCGCTCTCTCAGCT GAGCAACAAGACCAATTTCCACTTCAGAAGGTCCTAAAGGTGGCAGCTACCGAACGAGAGTTTGGCAACTACCTTTTCCGCCAGAATCGTTTCTGTGATGCGAAAGTGAGATATAAACGG GCCTTGTTGCTCCTCCACCGGCGATCAGCAGCCCTTGAAGAGCAGCACCTGGTAGAGGCCGCCAAGCTTCTTGTTCTCCTTAACCTGTCCTTTACATACCTGAAGCTGGAGCGACCCACCATGGCCCTGCGCTATGGAGAGCAGGCTCTGATCATTGATGAAAAGAATGCCAAGGCCCTCTTCAGGTGTGGACAG GCTTGTCTCCGCATGACTGAGTATCAGAAGGCCCGGGATTTTCTAGTCCGTGCTCAGAAGGAACAGCCCTTCAATCATGACATCAATAACGAGCTGAAGAAACTGGCCAG CTATTACAGGGACTACGTggataaagagagagaaatgtgCCACCGAATGTTTGCCCCTGGCGATAATGACTCGACAGAAGGAGACGATGGAAA
- the FKBP6 gene encoding inactive peptidyl-prolyl cis-trans isomerase FKBP6 isoform X2 produces MSASSRPVDGMPPVEGAAPVYRACWAWGFCVGRRGSPYQRLSHRMLDVSGDRGVLKDVLREGSGGLVTPDASVLVKYSGYLEHMDKPFDSNCFRKTPRLMKLGEDITLWGMELGLLSMRKGELARFLFKPTYAYGTLGCPPLIPPNTTVLFEIELLDFLDSAESDKFCALSAEQQDQFPLQKVLKVAATEREFGNYLFRQNRFCDAKVRYKRALLLLHRRSAALEEQHLVEAAKLLVLLNLSFTYLKLERPTMALRYGEQALIIDEKNAKALFRCGQACLRMTEYQKARDFLVRAQKEQPFNHDINNELKKLASYYRDYVDKEREMCHRMFAPGDNDSTEGDDGKSFS; encoded by the exons ATGAGCGCCTCCTCGAGGCCGGTGGACGGAATGCCGCCGGTGGAAGGGGCCGCCCCGGTATACAGGGCCTGCTGGGCCTGGGGCTTCTGCGTGGGGCGCCGCGGG TCCCCCTACCAGAGGCTGAGTCACCGGATGCTGGACGTCTCCGGGGACCGCGGCGTGCTGAAGGACGTCCTCCGGGAAGGCTCCGGGGGCCTGGTGACGCCCGACGCTTCCGTCTTAG TGAAATACTCTGGATATCTGGAGCACATGGACAAACCCTTTGATTCTAATTGCTTTAGGAAAACTCCTCGCCTCATGAAACTAGGAGAGG ATATTACGCTGTGGGGCATGGAGCTGGGTCTTCTGAGCATGCGGAAAGGAGAGCTGGCCAGGTTTCTGTTCAAACCAACCTATGCCTATGGAACACTGGGCTGCCCTCCCTTGATTCCTCCGAACACCACTGTCCTATTTGAGATCGAGTTGCTTGACTTCCTAGACTCTGCCGAGTCAGACAAGTTCTGCGCTCTCTCAGCT GAGCAACAAGACCAATTTCCACTTCAGAAGGTCCTAAAGGTGGCAGCTACCGAACGAGAGTTTGGCAACTACCTTTTCCGCCAGAATCGTTTCTGTGATGCGAAAGTGAGATATAAACGG GCCTTGTTGCTCCTCCACCGGCGATCAGCAGCCCTTGAAGAGCAGCACCTGGTAGAGGCCGCCAAGCTTCTTGTTCTCCTTAACCTGTCCTTTACATACCTGAAGCTGGAGCGACCCACCATGGCCCTGCGCTATGGAGAGCAGGCTCTGATCATTGATGAAAAGAATGCCAAGGCCCTCTTCAGGTGTGGACAG GCTTGTCTCCGCATGACTGAGTATCAGAAGGCCCGGGATTTTCTAGTCCGTGCTCAGAAGGAACAGCCCTTCAATCATGACATCAATAACGAGCTGAAGAAACTGGCCAG CTATTACAGGGACTACGTggataaagagagagaaatgtgCCACCGAATGTTTGCCCCTGGCGATAATGACTCGACAGAAGGAGACGATGGAAA
- the FKBP6 gene encoding inactive peptidyl-prolyl cis-trans isomerase FKBP6 isoform X3 encodes MSASSRPVDGMPPVEGAAPSPYQRLSHRMLDVSGDRGVLKDVLREGSGGLVTPDASVLVKYSGYLEHMDKPFDSNCFRKTPRLMKLGEDITLWGMELGLLSMRKGELARFLFKPTYAYGTLGCPPLIPPNTTVLFEIELLDFLDSAESDKFCALSAEQQDQFPLQKVLKVAATEREFGNYLFRQNRFCDAKVRYKRALLLLHRRSAALEEQHLVEAAKLLVLLNLSFTYLKLERPTMALRYGEQALIIDEKNAKALFRCGQACLRMTEYQKARDFLVRAQKEQPFNHDINNELKKLASYYRDYVDKEREMCHRMFAPGDNDSTEGDDGNFAIP; translated from the exons ATGAGCGCCTCCTCGAGGCCGGTGGACGGAATGCCGCCGGTGGAAGGGGCCGCCCCG TCCCCCTACCAGAGGCTGAGTCACCGGATGCTGGACGTCTCCGGGGACCGCGGCGTGCTGAAGGACGTCCTCCGGGAAGGCTCCGGGGGCCTGGTGACGCCCGACGCTTCCGTCTTAG TGAAATACTCTGGATATCTGGAGCACATGGACAAACCCTTTGATTCTAATTGCTTTAGGAAAACTCCTCGCCTCATGAAACTAGGAGAGG ATATTACGCTGTGGGGCATGGAGCTGGGTCTTCTGAGCATGCGGAAAGGAGAGCTGGCCAGGTTTCTGTTCAAACCAACCTATGCCTATGGAACACTGGGCTGCCCTCCCTTGATTCCTCCGAACACCACTGTCCTATTTGAGATCGAGTTGCTTGACTTCCTAGACTCTGCCGAGTCAGACAAGTTCTGCGCTCTCTCAGCT GAGCAACAAGACCAATTTCCACTTCAGAAGGTCCTAAAGGTGGCAGCTACCGAACGAGAGTTTGGCAACTACCTTTTCCGCCAGAATCGTTTCTGTGATGCGAAAGTGAGATATAAACGG GCCTTGTTGCTCCTCCACCGGCGATCAGCAGCCCTTGAAGAGCAGCACCTGGTAGAGGCCGCCAAGCTTCTTGTTCTCCTTAACCTGTCCTTTACATACCTGAAGCTGGAGCGACCCACCATGGCCCTGCGCTATGGAGAGCAGGCTCTGATCATTGATGAAAAGAATGCCAAGGCCCTCTTCAGGTGTGGACAG GCTTGTCTCCGCATGACTGAGTATCAGAAGGCCCGGGATTTTCTAGTCCGTGCTCAGAAGGAACAGCCCTTCAATCATGACATCAATAACGAGCTGAAGAAACTGGCCAG CTATTACAGGGACTACGTggataaagagagagaaatgtgCCACCGAATGTTTGCCCCTGGCGATAATGACTCGACAGAAGGAGACGATGGAAA